Proteins found in one bacterium genomic segment:
- a CDS encoding carbamoyl-phosphate synthase small subunit encodes MTSTESIFSGRAENSSLTKSLLPPGKLVLADGTVFHGLGFGHFSSSSEPVVAEIVFNTSMAGYQEILTDPSYKGQGMCFTAPQIGNVGCNSLDIESDEVFVSAVFTRDLSPLVSNFRSDVSLDEYLKAHRIPGLTGIQTRALTLHIRNGGAQMGAIGPVGMTDDELQSIANSSGSMVGKDYVQDVSCTEPYEWHQLPWDDSSNSYPILTPEEVWQRPHVVVVDCGVKKNILRLLLAEGFRLTVVPARSTAAEIKALNPDGIFLSNGPGDPAALTDIIEVIRDLLGVVPIFGICLGCQLLGHAAGAQTYKLKFGHRGANHPILEHSTGKIEITAQNHGFAISPEKLPETIKVSHLNLNDQTISGIELPDYRAFAVQYHPEASPGPHDSRYLFSRFFNEVIK; translated from the coding sequence ATGACAAGCACCGAATCAATTTTTTCTGGCAGAGCTGAAAATTCATCGCTTACCAAAAGTCTATTGCCTCCGGGCAAATTGGTTCTGGCTGATGGAACCGTATTTCATGGTCTAGGGTTCGGCCATTTCTCATCATCATCAGAGCCTGTGGTGGCAGAGATAGTTTTTAATACGAGTATGGCTGGCTATCAGGAGATACTCACGGATCCAAGTTATAAGGGTCAAGGAATGTGCTTCACTGCCCCGCAGATAGGAAACGTGGGGTGTAACTCACTTGATATTGAAAGTGATGAGGTGTTCGTCTCTGCAGTTTTCACAAGAGATCTCTCCCCTCTGGTCTCAAATTTTCGCTCTGATGTTTCACTAGATGAGTACCTGAAGGCACATAGAATTCCCGGTCTAACCGGCATTCAGACCCGAGCCTTGACCCTCCACATTCGAAATGGAGGGGCTCAGATGGGTGCCATTGGACCAGTCGGAATGACAGATGATGAGCTTCAAAGTATCGCAAACTCATCAGGCTCGATGGTAGGAAAAGATTACGTACAAGATGTCAGCTGTACTGAACCCTATGAGTGGCATCAACTTCCTTGGGACGACTCTTCGAATAGCTATCCGATCCTTACTCCGGAGGAAGTTTGGCAAAGACCTCATGTCGTAGTGGTTGATTGTGGAGTCAAAAAAAATATCTTAAGACTGCTTCTAGCCGAGGGATTTCGACTTACCGTGGTTCCAGCAAGAAGTACAGCTGCTGAGATTAAAGCTCTAAATCCAGATGGCATTTTTCTGTCCAATGGCCCTGGAGATCCTGCTGCATTGACGGATATTATTGAGGTGATTCGCGATCTCTTAGGCGTGGTTCCAATTTTCGGAATTTGCTTGGGGTGTCAACTCCTCGGTCATGCAGCTGGAGCACAGACATACAAACTGAAATTTGGACATCGTGGTGCCAATCATCCAATCCTAGAACACTCAACGGGAAAAATTGAAATTACAGCACAAAATCACGGGTTCGCTATAAGTCCCGAAAAGCTCCCAGAAACTATCAAGGTCAGTCATCTCAATCTGAATGACCAAACAATTTCTGGTATTGAACTTCCTGATTATCGAGCCTTTGCCGTTCAATATCATCCAGAGGCCTCGCCGGGACCACATGATTCTCGGTATTTATTCTCAAGGTTTTTTAACGAAGTCATAAAGTAA